Proteins encoded in a region of the Nitrospirota bacterium genome:
- a CDS encoding cysteine rich repeat-containing protein produces the protein MQRSIFAVPTALAEIIAVLVTLMAAPPAFAQTANPCAKDIKQYCGYVTPGGGRLVRCYEEHKDSMSADCRAWAEGAKANAAVLKQSCSKEIDDNCNFEKGDPLETLDCLQGHYLALSPDCIAKLNAFKGRYPKPVN, from the coding sequence ATGCAACGATCGATCTTTGCAGTGCCGACGGCGCTGGCGGAAATAATTGCGGTCCTTGTGACGCTGATGGCAGCGCCGCCAGCATTTGCGCAGACAGCAAACCCCTGTGCCAAGGACATCAAGCAATACTGCGGCTATGTCACACCGGGAGGCGGTCGCCTGGTCCGCTGCTACGAGGAGCATAAGGACAGCATGTCAGCCGACTGCAGGGCCTGGGCCGAAGGAGCGAAAGCAAACGCGGCTGTTTTGAAACAGTCGTGCTCCAAGGAGATAGACGATAACTGCAATTTCGAAAAAGGCGACCCGCTCGAGACGCTGGACTGCCTCCAGGGGCACTATCTCGCTCTATCGCCTGACTGCATAGCAAAGCTGAATGCATTCAAAGGCAGGTATCCCAAGCCGGTGAACTAA
- a CDS encoding paraquat-inducible protein A, translating to MYNQPLPDASLIACPHCDLLQRLPALARGESARCPRCNDDLWRRHEDPLNTPLALTIAAVLLYVVANAVPMLGISAVGREAFTTVIGGAVHLWETGWRSVAVLVLFTAVVAPGLQIGLMLAILLGARSERPPKWVGTLLRYYPDISAWSMIEVMILGVLVALFKIADYAKVTPGLALYVLGALVFLIAAIEASFDPREVWERVEWAETAERREAGGKQMTEVTS from the coding sequence ATGTACAATCAACCGCTCCCTGACGCGTCCCTCATAGCTTGTCCGCACTGCGATCTGCTGCAACGCCTCCCGGCGCTTGCGCGGGGCGAGTCGGCCCGGTGCCCGCGCTGCAACGATGATCTGTGGCGGCGTCATGAAGACCCGCTCAACACGCCGCTCGCGCTGACTATCGCGGCCGTGCTGCTCTACGTGGTCGCGAATGCCGTTCCCATGCTTGGGATCTCGGCGGTCGGGCGGGAGGCCTTCACCACGGTCATCGGCGGCGCAGTGCATCTCTGGGAAACCGGCTGGCGGAGCGTTGCGGTGCTGGTGCTCTTCACCGCCGTGGTCGCGCCGGGGCTCCAGATCGGTCTGATGCTGGCGATCCTGCTCGGGGCGCGTTCCGAACGCCCGCCGAAATGGGTGGGGACACTTCTCCGCTATTATCCGGACATCAGCGCGTGGAGCATGATCGAGGTGATGATCCTTGGCGTGCTGGTCGCGTTGTTCAAGATCGCGGATTACGCGAAGGTGACACCGGGCCTGGCACTCTACGTGCTGGGAGCGTTGGTCTTCCTCATCGCTGCGATCGAAGCCAGCTTCGACCCGCGGGAGGTGTGGGAGCGGGTCGAGTGGGCGGAGACCGCCGAACGGCGTGAAGCCGGCGGGAAGCAAATGACGGAGGTGACGTCGTGA
- a CDS encoding paraquat-inducible protein A → MSTVAGAAALTAMQQGLQSCECCGLLSRPALRRNKGRCPRCDRELSFRKHASLQRTWAFLIGAAICYIPANILPVVTTTTTAGTESDTILQGVVLLWSRTGWPLSLIVLIASIMIPIGKIAALAYLLLSVQRGSIKNNGQRVRLYRMVAFIGRWSMIDVFVDTFTASLVQLQPLMSVEPAPGLVFFAAVVVLSMLAAKSFDPRLIWDPASSREVYHA, encoded by the coding sequence GTGAGTACGGTTGCGGGCGCGGCCGCTTTGACGGCGATGCAGCAGGGGCTTCAGAGCTGCGAGTGCTGCGGACTGCTCTCGCGTCCGGCGCTGCGGAGGAACAAAGGGCGCTGCCCGCGCTGCGACCGTGAACTTTCCTTCCGGAAGCATGCCAGTCTCCAGCGGACGTGGGCCTTCCTGATCGGCGCAGCGATCTGCTACATCCCGGCCAATATCCTGCCGGTGGTGACGACGACCACGACCGCGGGAACCGAGTCCGACACCATCCTGCAGGGCGTCGTGCTGCTGTGGTCGCGCACCGGATGGCCTCTCTCGCTTATCGTGCTTATTGCCAGCATCATGATCCCGATCGGGAAGATAGCGGCTCTCGCCTACCTGCTCCTTTCCGTGCAGCGGGGCTCGATCAAGAACAACGGACAGCGCGTCCGGCTTTACCGGATGGTCGCGTTCATCGGACGCTGGTCAATGATCGATGTCTTCGTCGACACCTTCACCGCCTCGCTCGTGCAGCTGCAGCCGCTCATGTCGGTGGAGCCGGCGCCCGGCCTGGTCTTCTTCGCTGCGGTCGTGGTGCTGTCGATGCTCGCGGCAAAATCCTTCGATCCCCGTTTGATCTGGGATCCTGCAAGCTCCAGGGAGGTTTATCATGCCTGA
- a CDS encoding MlaD family protein, with protein MPDDDTPTTQIPESKTLARKKTRLSLVWIVPIVAALIGVWVAVTAILNRGPEITIVLRSAEGLGAGKTKIHYNGVDVGTIKSIRLTDDHRHAIATAEMAPGTDEFLVEDTKFWVVSPRVSGASVTGLGTLISGAYIGMEIGKSQKKQRGFTALDTPPVVTGDVPGRFFVLKTADLGSVDYSTPIYFRRLRVGQVVSYELDKDGRALTIRVFVNAPYDQYVTQDTLFWQASGIDVSLSASGVSVETESLMSLLIGGLAFETPATGPALPPAEANTEFSLYNSRAEAYRPPPRNPQTYVLAFRQSVRGLAPGAPVEFRGIPIGQVEDVHAVADTKNLDFRILVTISVDPQRLGVKIHGPGAGAGERSAAHRQMIEALVADGLRAQLRTGNLLTGSLYVSLDFFPDAPPFKVDWSQSPVRLGTIPSKLEGIDENVASIIKKLDAVQYQEIGGDLRKTLAGVDRTLASTNRALDAADKLIGPDSGLDQELANTLHEVKGAARSIRSLADYLERHPESLIKGKGSAKGE; from the coding sequence ATGCCTGATGACGACACCCCAACCACACAGATACCCGAATCGAAAACGCTGGCCAGGAAGAAGACGCGCCTCTCCCTCGTCTGGATCGTTCCGATCGTGGCCGCTCTCATCGGTGTTTGGGTCGCCGTGACGGCGATCCTGAACCGGGGGCCGGAGATCACCATCGTCCTCCGGTCGGCCGAGGGACTCGGAGCGGGCAAGACCAAGATCCATTACAACGGCGTCGACGTCGGCACGATCAAGTCGATCCGTCTCACCGATGATCACCGGCACGCGATTGCCACCGCCGAAATGGCTCCGGGGACCGACGAATTTCTTGTCGAAGACACGAAGTTCTGGGTGGTCAGTCCGCGGGTATCCGGCGCCAGCGTGACGGGGCTGGGCACGCTCATCTCCGGCGCCTACATCGGCATGGAGATCGGCAAGTCACAGAAGAAACAGCGCGGATTCACGGCGCTTGACACGCCACCGGTGGTGACGGGCGACGTGCCCGGCCGCTTTTTTGTGCTGAAGACCGCGGACCTGGGCTCCGTAGACTACAGCACGCCGATCTATTTCAGGCGGCTGCGGGTCGGGCAGGTCGTTTCGTACGAACTCGACAAGGACGGACGTGCGTTGACCATCAGGGTATTCGTGAACGCTCCCTACGACCAGTACGTCACGCAGGATACGCTCTTCTGGCAGGCGAGCGGGATCGATGTGTCGCTCTCCGCGAGCGGCGTGAGCGTGGAGACCGAATCGCTCATGTCCCTGCTGATCGGCGGACTCGCGTTCGAAACACCCGCGACCGGTCCGGCGCTTCCGCCGGCTGAGGCAAACACGGAGTTCAGCCTGTACAACAGCCGCGCCGAGGCCTACAGGCCGCCGCCCAGGAATCCGCAGACCTACGTGCTCGCCTTCAGGCAATCGGTCCGCGGGCTTGCGCCGGGCGCACCGGTGGAGTTCCGGGGGATCCCTATCGGACAGGTGGAGGATGTGCACGCCGTGGCCGATACGAAGAATCTCGACTTCAGAATCCTGGTGACCATCAGCGTGGACCCGCAGCGGCTCGGGGTCAAGATCCATGGCCCTGGCGCGGGGGCTGGCGAGCGCAGCGCCGCCCACCGGCAGATGATCGAGGCGTTGGTGGCGGACGGTCTTCGCGCTCAGCTTCGGACGGGAAACCTGCTTACCGGGTCGCTCTATGTGTCGTTGGATTTTTTCCCTGATGCGCCGCCGTTCAAGGTGGACTGGTCTCAGTCTCCGGTGCGTCTGGGAACCATTCCCAGCAAGCTCGAAGGGATCGACGAGAATGTCGCCAGCATCATCAAGAAACTCGACGCGGTGCAGTACCAGGAGATCGGCGGTGACCTGAGGAAGACACTCGCCGGGGTTGATCGAACGCTCGCCAGCACGAACCGCGCGCTTGATGCCGCCGACAAGCTCATCGGACCGGACTCCGGACTCGACCAGGAACTGGCGAATACGCTTCATGAAGTGAAGGGCGCGGCCCGGTCCATCCGGTCGCTCGCAGACTATCTCGAGCGGCATCCGGAGTCCCTCATCAAGGGGAAGGGCTCCGCGAAAGGAGAATGA
- a CDS encoding PqiC family protein — protein sequence MRRVLFCRSGIVALGLTMAVLSGCFGTSPPARFYNLSSLRSPEPVPSSTPGGNIAILAVGPMMVPDYLNRPEIMTRAGRNEMRVNEYRRWAGSLESNLSRSIIENLSVLLPSERYSVVRWLPSAQSNVPIRYRFMVDVIRFDADPGGTVLLEADWSVYGMDKEVLLMRKSTVSGKVNGTEFEDVIAAMSKTLEELCRDIASAVSALDKGPAKN from the coding sequence ATGAGACGAGTTCTTTTCTGCCGCTCCGGTATCGTCGCCCTGGGCCTGACCATGGCGGTCCTGAGCGGATGCTTCGGCACCTCGCCGCCGGCACGGTTCTACAATTTGAGTTCACTGAGAAGCCCGGAACCGGTGCCGAGTTCCACGCCTGGCGGCAACATCGCGATCCTTGCCGTAGGTCCGATGATGGTCCCGGATTACCTGAACCGGCCGGAGATCATGACCCGCGCCGGCCGGAACGAGATGCGGGTGAATGAATACCGGCGGTGGGCCGGAAGCCTGGAGAGCAACCTGTCGCGCAGCATCATCGAGAACCTTTCCGTTCTGCTTCCATCCGAGCGCTACTCCGTTGTCCGCTGGCTGCCCTCGGCGCAGAGCAATGTTCCCATCAGGTACCGGTTCATGGTGGATGTGATTCGTTTTGATGCCGACCCCGGAGGCACAGTGCTCCTCGAGGCGGACTGGTCGGTCTACGGAATGGACAAGGAAGTACTGCTGATGCGGAAGTCCACCGTCAGCGGGAAGGTCAACGGGACCGAGTTCGAGGACGTGATAGCTGCCATGAGCAAAACGCTCGAGGAGTTGTGCCGCGATATCGCGTCCGCGGTTTCTGCTCTTGACAAGGGGCCTGCGAAGAATTGA